The window TGCATTGAGGTGACGATTGCAGAAACGTGATCATGTACACAACAAAATACATTACTTCCTTACAACCAAGGAACTGGCTTCTTTTTCGCATGAATATACCATGAGTGTGGTTTTTACAGCATCCCTTGTGATGGATGCTTCGCACCCTCAGTGTCCAAAGAATTTCAACAAGTAGAGACATAAGAGGTGGGGGATTCATGCTGCTGCTGTAGATTTTGTTCAAGTTTTGAAGATATATGCTAATTAATGTTTTTCTGATGAGGAAAAGTACTATGTTGTCCAAATATATACGAGGAGAGACATGAAAATATTAATCATTTGATAGCAAACCTTTGTTAGGAGTTACGAGTGACATCTTGTTCAATGATGGTTGATATTAACATATTTTTGTCATCTCCAAAAATGTTTTCATGTAAATTCTGTTCTCTTTTTTGTCTTTGTTCTTTTTCCTCTCTGCAATGGCCAAACAAATTTTTAAGCTTCAGCATTTGctgagatttttttttctttgttttttttcataatttaaatgTTCGTATTGCAATTAGTGGAGGAATTCATTTAgagtaataatatatttttaaatttttttataaattaaattcaataaaattaaataataagactaAATAATATTAGTCATAAATGATTTTTGTTATGTTAGATTAATTTAGTTGGATTttgttaacaaaataatttagatgtgtagtattattcatttatttaatagGGATTAATACACTTAATAATAATTTAAGTAAATTTAGTGGTATCATGTGATGGCAGTGTAGTGTCTAGTCTAGTTTTTACAATTATTGGAGCCTAAAATGCATACCTTATATAATGACAATAACATTAAGATATTGTCATGTCAATTTATTGATAGCTTGCTCAATTCGTTAGTatatgatattttatatttatattgtattttgaaAAGCTCAATCAAGTAGCTTCATATTTAATCAATTTTTAGAGAATCAAagtaccaaacttaatttcaaaagtaATCTTAAGTTGGAGTTGAAACCATTTTGCCCTGAAATTTTTGATCGGCTTTAATTTCGACCTTAAATTTATAGTTATCCAATTAACACTCTCAAATATTAAATTGTGTCCTATATTTGCTCATTTAGTTATCTCCGTTAATGAAAATCTGATGTGATACGTGTGTATCCATGTGGCACTTAACTTGCCAGAATGAATGTGTGATAAGTGAATGACGTGGCAAAAGTTGAATAAATTCAATTTCTCTAGCAAAGTTTCGAACATATTAGGAAAAGAGGGCGACAAATTGAGTTCATTCAACTTTTGACACATCATTCACTCATCACACATCAATTCTAGTAAGTTGGGTGCCATTTGAATACACATTCTATCAACTTAACGTGCCACATCAGATCTCCATTAACGGAGATAGCTACAAAGACAAACGTGGGGCACAATCCAATATTTAGGGGTGTTAATTAAGTAACTGTAAATTTGGGGTCGAAATTGAGGctggtcaaaaattttaaaggccAAAATGAATTTCAACTCTCTTAAGTTGAATATAACAAATGAGTCATGtcaaattttctttaaaaaaaaaagtcatgtCAGAGTTAAATCTCAAATTTGGTTCATTTAACAAATTTAATTCTCttttttaattatgattattAGGAATTGAAAAACAAAAACGTTTACATTTTCTTGGTGCCTACAAAAATATTACATTTGAACTAAAAATGAATcattatttttataactaaataattagtcattagaataattaaattcgTCATAGTATAATCAAAATTGTTtacaatattataaaaaaaagaaatattaaatatGCATTTTTATATACAATAGCTTATTAGTGATCGATTTTTTAATATCTAGAtaacataattatttaaataactatgttgggtgtatattaaaattaattatcaaatttaatgactatgtaaaatatacattaaaatataaaatatatattaaaaataagttaaactaaatatatatttacacacaaataaataacttgtttTAGCGATTAATTTTACTgtgtacaaaatatttttattaaattgtttttcaagtAAGAAAAAAGAAAGTGTGTGGACAAAACGACGTCGTAAGCATAACAAGAGTATAGGGATTAAGAGATTCTGGTTTTACAGTAAACAGAAACAAGGGGAAGAAGAACGACGAAGAAGATCGATCAGTGAAAAATGGTGGGAAGGGGTGAAGTGCTGAGTGCTTACCGGTCACTCCTTAAGGCCACCCGAAGGACCTTCGCCGGCGACGCACTCATGCTCAAGCAATCCGCCGTCGAGGTGCGTAACAAGTTCGAGGAGAACAGAAACGTCACTTCTGATGATCAGATCCAGAAGCTTCTAGAAGAAGCCTCCGAGGCCTCTCACTTCATCACCAACATGATCGTCCAGGCTCAGCTCAATACGGAAGCTGGCAGCTACGGTAATCCCAAATTGTTGCTCAATTCTTTAACTTCCATTTGTGCCCACCACCtgtttgttaattttactttctccTATTTTTTCACAATTTGTTATAATCTTATATTAGCCAGCCGAGTTCTAGTCAGTTAGGTTTGTTGGGGTTGTTATTGTTGCCGCAATGTGATAGGATAAGATGTAAACATGATTAATAGATGTATGCTTGGATAGAATGGAATTTACTAAAAGGAAATAGAAAAAATTTTGTTCTGTTGAAGAATGTAACAAGCTGTTTGACCTCTTATGTTTGGGAGAATTTTTGAGGGTCTAAGGGGGGATGTCTTTAATAATGGTGTCCAGTTGGAAAGTGAGGTGTGGAGTGGCTGGTGCAGAGGTGACCACCATTTGGGAGCTGAAAGAGGGCAATATAGGGACAGCAGTTCAACCATCTCAATTTGGGAGGTCACAACAAAAAAGCACTATATGGATGGTAAGAAGTGGCTTCTGTTGTCTTTGTGTTACCCTTTTACTCCCTCCCTACGGACACTTCCCAACACCGGCTTTGGCAAGTGTCACCTTGCTGCACCTCACCCCTAAGTCTTGGATATATGTTAGATTGTGCCCATATTTGCTTTGGCATAATTCATTTCCAAAAATTATGGGTATCATTTCTATTCACATTTCCCCGCTCAGCACAATGTTCAATCAATGTTTGAAGTGTGATCAAGCTGTAAAGAAAAAGAGGAACAAACATAGATGTTTGTCCAAGGTGTCCTTGAGTGGCAGTCAAGTATGTACCATGAACACGCCGTTGAGTTGGTGTCTTTTCTTCTATTCTTTGTTCCATCTGATACCATTTCATTATTCTATCTCAATATTGTTCCATTAATTCTACTTCATTCCATGTTCCTTTACTTTCCATCATTTCAACATCACTGTCGTGTGCACATCTTGTAACTTTGAGTGCTTTCCTTCTTAGAAAGTGTTATGTGTTGGTGCAGTGGTAAAACCTGGTAAGGAGCATGCAGGAGCAACGCTTGAACTCCCAACAGAAGAAAGTATCCGGAAATCTAAATAGGACTTCCAGGGAGAGGTTAGAACCAAGTGATTCCTCTCTTAGAT is drawn from Arachis hypogaea cultivar Tifrunner chromosome 12, arahy.Tifrunner.gnm2.J5K5, whole genome shotgun sequence and contains these coding sequences:
- the LOC112728544 gene encoding mitochondrial zinc maintenance protein 1, mitochondrial; translated protein: MVGRGEVLSAYRSLLKATRRTFAGDALMLKQSAVEVRNKFEENRNVTSDDQIQKLLEEASEASHFITNMIVQAQLNTEAGSYVVKPGKEHAGATLELPTEESIRKSK